The following coding sequences lie in one Rutidosis leptorrhynchoides isolate AG116_Rl617_1_P2 chromosome 6, CSIRO_AGI_Rlap_v1, whole genome shotgun sequence genomic window:
- the LOC139854856 gene encoding uncharacterized protein, translating to MKGQFRGVAYKNYLWRCATVTTVPEFEHAMNRLKEFDNAAYVSLSDIPPHQWARSHFTGRAVSDVLLSNICDVFNRWLVYDVLLSNMCDVFNRWLVDARDKPIITALEYIREYCMKTIVNVIKKKSKCDGPLSIGATKVFEKIKSEANKCNVLWGGNQKYQVTGTAISEQPQEQFVVDMETRNCAYRKWELTGIPCKYAVAVNWNMVENGFEVGDPETWVHSVYKLTTWNNTYQFTIEPLNGRHIWPKAGDLYTLVAPKKVSTPGRPKKKGDCLQMRLMRLVMEKNCKLKKCGSCGEYGHNKRGCKEKGESSTSGGGSVKQKGKFAAVEKKKK from the exons ATGAAAGGCCAATTTAGAGGAGTGGCATATAAAAATTACTTGTGGAGGTGTGCCACTGTGACAACTGTACCTGAGTTTGAACATGCAATGAACCGGTTAAAAGAATTTGATAATGCTGCTTATGTTTCGTTAAGTGATATCCCTCCTCATCAATGGGCAAGGAGTCACTTTACTGGTAGGGCTGTTTCTGATGTTTTACTTAGCAACATATGTGATGTTTTTAATAGATGGCTTGTTTATGATGTTTTACTTAGCAACATGTGTGATGTTTTTAATAGATGGCTTGTTGATGCAAGAGACAAACCCATTATCACAGCTTTAGAGTATATTAGGGAGTATTGTATGAAGACGATTGTGAATGTTATCAAGAAAAAGTCAAAGTGTGATGGCCCTTTAAGTATTGGAGCTACTAAAGTTTTTGAAAAAATCAAATCTGAAGCTAACAAATGCAATGTTTTATGGGGAGGAAACCAAAAATATCAAGTTACTGGAACAGCTATCAGTGAACAACCACAAGAGCAGTTTGTTGTTGATATGGAGACCAGAAATTGTGCCTATAGAAAGTGGGAGTTAACTGGCATACCATGCAAATATGCAGTTGCAGTTAACTGGAATATGGTTGAAAATGGTTTTGAAGTTGGTGATCCAGAAACTTGGGTTCATTCTGTGTATAAGTTAACTACTTGGAACAACACCTATCAGTTTACAATTGAGCCTTTGAATGGCAGGCATATATGGCCAAAAGCTGGTGATTTGTACACACTTGTGGCACCAAAAAAGGTTTCCACTCCTGGAAGACCTAAGAAAAAAGGAGATTGTCTGCAAATGAGGTTGATGAGATTGGTAATGGAGAAAAATT GTAAGTTGAAGAAGTGTGGATCATGTGGAGAGTATGGACATAACAAGAGAGGCTGTAAAGAAAAAGGGGAGTCATCTACTAGTGGTGGTGGAAGTGTGAAGCAGAAGGGAAAGTTTGCAGCAGTTGAGAAGAAAAAGAAATAG